A single genomic interval of Aedes aegypti strain LVP_AGWG chromosome 1, AaegL5.0 Primary Assembly, whole genome shotgun sequence harbors:
- the LOC5570110 gene encoding caldesmon: MEFDWDNISIGEPALNTSNSYFFRDIKMEKGDEPNLDCAASSSSSGNSARIHHPDDKALLEEYQRHQAKTRQGETCDRAYRYAQVYENKRKALREKEEKQLQEMKKFHARPAPNFKSGSKKENALPKFTIPVTPKQMKPERIKKHALQVKKLEDRTKEPEPSKEFKANDAKVLKEEPFKPALVKTVIKSAPFELRMSSRLQERKQIDEQRQRAKEEKARREAEEKRLAEERELKLLRKQKEFKANPNPFK; this comes from the exons TTCGTGACATCAAGATGGAAAAGGGTGACGAACCGAATCTGGACTGTGCGGCTTCGTCCAGTTCGTCGGGAAACAGTGCACGTATACATCATCCGGACGACAAAGCGCTCCTGGAAGAGTACCAGCGCCACCAGGCCAAGACGAGACAGGGCGAAACGTGTGACCGCGCCTACCGGTATGCCCAAGTTTACGAGAACAAACGGAAAGCCTTGCGCGAGAAGGAGGAGAAACAGCTGCAGGAGATGAAGAAGTTCCACGCCCGGCCGGCGCCGAATTTCAAGAGCGGGTCCAAGAAGGAGAACGCCCTGCCGAAGTTTACCATTCCGGTGACGCCGAAGCAGATGAAGCCGGAGCGAATCAAGAAGCATGCGCTGCAGGTTAAGAAATTG GAGGACCGCACCAAAGAACCGGAACCCTCCAAAGAGTTCAAAGCGAACGATGCCAAGGTGCTCAAGGAGGAACCCTTCAAGCCGGCCCTGGTCAAGACGGTGATCAAGTCGGCACCGTTCGAGCTGAGAATGTCGTCCCGGCTGCAGGAACGGAAGCAGATCGATGAGCAGCGGCAGCGGGCCAAGGAGGAGAAGGCCCGCCGGGAAGCGGAAGAAAAACGATTGGCCGAGGAACGGGAACTGAAACTGCTGCGCAAACAGAAGGAGTTCAAAGCCAACCCCAATCCGTTCAAGTAG